One window from the genome of Blastopirellula retiformator encodes:
- a CDS encoding response regulator, giving the protein MLVLSRNSSESIEFSNLGITIKVLQLSKSKVRLGIDAPPEVHVRRKELPPSEFSGLAVNRDKLGLSPISDHLHRAIQSLEQVQKAAEITDSGHVLALLTRIIRDLDALDRQVKQWSPPEQDASGAVIRRALVVDDNVNEARLLASFLSLKQFEVATVNNGADAIRYLAQNTMPDVILLDMNMPKFNGGWTVREIRRNAKYEHLKVFAVSGIHPTEYGVELGPQGCDRWFQKPINPSNLVEEIIEGSGCHRESVLN; this is encoded by the coding sequence ATGCTCGTTCTGTCTCGCAATTCGTCCGAATCGATTGAGTTCTCAAACCTCGGAATCACCATCAAGGTTCTGCAGCTTTCCAAGTCGAAGGTTCGGCTTGGCATCGACGCTCCTCCCGAAGTGCATGTTCGCCGCAAAGAACTTCCGCCGAGCGAGTTCAGCGGTCTGGCCGTCAATCGCGACAAGCTCGGCCTCAGCCCGATATCCGATCATCTGCACCGGGCGATTCAATCGCTGGAACAGGTGCAAAAGGCGGCGGAAATTACCGACTCCGGGCATGTTCTGGCCCTATTAACGCGAATCATTCGTGATCTGGACGCGCTTGATCGCCAAGTCAAGCAATGGTCGCCGCCAGAGCAAGATGCTTCCGGCGCGGTGATCCGCCGGGCGCTAGTCGTCGATGACAACGTGAACGAGGCCCGCTTGTTGGCCAGCTTTTTGAGTCTCAAACAGTTCGAGGTGGCGACCGTCAATAATGGCGCCGATGCGATCCGCTACTTGGCGCAAAACACGATGCCCGACGTGATCTTGCTCGACATGAACATGCCGAAGTTCAACGGCGGATGGACCGTTCGCGAGATTCGCCGGAACGCCAAGTACGAGCATCTCAAGGTATTCGCCGTCAGCGGGATTCATCCGACCGAATATGGCGTCGAACTGGGGCCGCAGGGCTGCGATCGCTGGTTTCAAAAGCCGATCAATCCTAGCAACCTCGTTGAAGAAATCATCGAAGGTTCGGGCTGCCATCGCGAAAGCGTACTGAACTGA
- a CDS encoding response regulator has product MVASEMTILIIDDDDIDADSMRRAITRQRIANRVVRVRDGEEGLEVLRATAAAPEHDSVYCILLDLNMPRMSGQEFLEVVRDDPQLQSHRIFVLASSWYDPGALDACKPHISGYLCKGRQFADQLSKLDVEWSLQDSPSDR; this is encoded by the coding sequence ATGGTTGCGAGCGAGATGACGATCCTGATCATCGATGATGACGACATCGACGCCGATTCGATGCGGCGAGCGATTACGCGTCAGCGAATCGCCAATCGGGTCGTGCGAGTTCGCGATGGAGAAGAAGGTTTGGAAGTCTTACGGGCAACCGCAGCGGCGCCGGAGCATGATTCGGTCTACTGCATACTGCTCGACTTAAACATGCCGCGGATGTCGGGACAAGAGTTTCTGGAAGTGGTCCGAGACGATCCGCAGCTCCAATCTCATCGGATCTTCGTATTGGCAAGTTCCTGGTATGATCCGGGCGCACTCGACGCATGTAAGCCGCATATTTCCGGCTATCTGTGCAAGGGACGACAGTTCGCCGATCAACTGAGCAAGCTCGATGTTGAGTGGAGCTTACAAGACTCGCCATCGGATCGCTAA
- a CDS encoding CHASE domain-containing protein, which produces MQVVSAAWLLILGRILLGLSLATTLMVMLAWPAGWITLRSLIDGLPTMKFNTALGLAVLAAIGLLRARMNAIGDQVNWSAIGLAAFVLLLASLSLVEDGLQIDLGIDTLVSADARSVDQGNPPGRMSTGTAIGLALLAISQLISGFVPSWVRKTIASLAGVMGLISIFLFLLRTNVRDASIFSTTAIHTAMLLALIAAGFFLVWRGLRFIRTDADRQLALAELRRSRPVAGIIIGTLVVGLLVTGNLVSDAQKTIRDSRQAEFSYFTDLVVEDIERNVNRVVYGLRSLRGLYLSREEVSRNEFATMVKSRDLATEFPGAIGLGLIQRVERSELKNFVQEVRDDDGPDFEVLTKGDAADLFIIRYIFPLDRNRQAWGFDIGSESTRRTAIEQAALTGKPTITGRIELLQDNAKTSGFLYYLPLYDSLETPDSEAERLARLRGVLYAPIILNKALAGIDSRTQGNVEIMIFDIEENEAGIKLYGDRTPDQVEAELQGQGFRKFVERTVIDAGGRKWAVTTVSSPVFESRIDRTMPAMIGVAGSILSLLLVGVMWSMGRSMALSHNLMVEVRQSEEEAREARRIAEKANLAKSEFLANMSHEIRTPMNAIIGLTDSVLRTDLSSEQREYLNTVAESSSTLLQIINDILDFSKIEAGKSDLEEAPFQPHELVAKLLKPMAAKTLDQPVELSYHVARNVPGELRGDARRLGQVLINLTGNAIKFTTQGTVDVRVAAVEQEDLDPQEILLKFSVKDSGIGIPAEKQASIFNVFEQADTSTTRRYGGTGLGLTISSRLVHQLGGEIGVESELGVGSTFWFTVRLRRSEGEISEPWWTIVEGLRGRRALIVDDNELDLLTLCDVAESHQIETLQAQSGEAALRILQAEKQAQRQVDLLVTDLKMPNFDGLELIQTVNGAPERYGLPVVILVSAGRIESLGNAARVPVASKICKPVKPSELLEAMVEGLGLSGNIDQAASTLPPPAESATAGMRILLCEDSRANQQVATAILRRRNHQISIAENGVEALQAVKDGQFDVILMDVQMPEMDGLTAAYLIREYEQKTGGHVPIVATTAHALKTDRERCLSAGMDAYVSKPLLPDSLFAAIDSAMRIAGPEAVAVEAQSERSPETPAVVSEDSPVPWRKILSRLGDNRPVLVEIVATYAEEMEESIRSVQQAIAEQDDHRLTVSAHKLKSGLRFFHQMEAATIALDLEQRGTRGDFDSADQQAAKLAAMVSGLLPYLHRYCQTN; this is translated from the coding sequence ATGCAGGTGGTTTCCGCCGCCTGGTTGTTGATCTTGGGGCGAATTCTTCTCGGCTTGTCGCTGGCGACGACGTTGATGGTGATGTTGGCTTGGCCGGCAGGTTGGATCACGCTCCGTTCGCTGATCGACGGTCTGCCGACGATGAAGTTCAACACGGCCCTCGGGCTGGCCGTCTTGGCGGCGATCGGCCTGTTAAGAGCGCGGATGAACGCGATTGGCGACCAGGTGAATTGGTCGGCGATTGGCTTGGCCGCGTTCGTCTTGTTGTTGGCGAGTCTGAGCCTGGTCGAAGACGGCCTGCAGATCGACTTGGGCATTGATACGCTGGTCAGCGCCGATGCCCGTTCGGTCGATCAGGGAAATCCACCGGGACGGATGTCGACTGGCACCGCCATTGGCTTGGCGCTGTTAGCGATCAGCCAGTTGATCTCTGGGTTCGTGCCGTCGTGGGTTCGCAAGACGATCGCATCACTGGCCGGCGTAATGGGTTTGATCAGCATCTTCTTGTTCCTGCTGCGTACCAACGTCCGCGACGCCAGCATCTTTTCGACGACGGCTATTCATACGGCGATGTTGCTAGCGCTGATCGCGGCCGGGTTCTTTTTGGTATGGCGCGGCTTGCGGTTTATTCGGACCGACGCTGATCGCCAGCTGGCGCTGGCCGAACTGCGCCGTTCTCGTCCGGTCGCCGGCATTATCATCGGTACGCTGGTCGTCGGTCTGCTGGTTACCGGCAACCTGGTGAGTGACGCTCAAAAGACGATTCGCGATTCGAGACAGGCGGAGTTCTCGTACTTCACCGACTTGGTTGTGGAGGATATCGAGCGCAACGTCAATCGCGTCGTATACGGCCTGCGAAGTTTGCGCGGCTTGTATTTGTCGCGCGAAGAGGTGTCTCGGAATGAGTTCGCTACGATGGTCAAGTCGCGCGATTTGGCTACCGAGTTTCCGGGGGCGATCGGCCTGGGCTTGATTCAACGCGTCGAACGATCCGAGTTGAAGAACTTCGTGCAGGAGGTGCGAGACGACGACGGCCCCGATTTCGAGGTGCTGACCAAGGGAGACGCCGCGGACTTATTCATTATTCGCTACATTTTCCCACTTGACCGAAATCGGCAGGCCTGGGGTTTCGATATCGGTTCGGAGTCGACCCGACGAACCGCCATCGAGCAGGCGGCGTTGACCGGGAAACCAACGATCACCGGGCGGATCGAACTGCTGCAAGACAACGCCAAGACGAGCGGCTTTCTTTACTACTTGCCACTCTATGATTCTCTGGAAACGCCTGACTCTGAGGCGGAACGATTGGCGCGGCTGCGCGGCGTATTGTACGCGCCGATCATTTTGAACAAAGCGCTCGCGGGCATCGATAGTCGGACTCAAGGGAACGTCGAGATCATGATCTTCGACATCGAAGAAAATGAAGCGGGAATCAAACTGTACGGCGATCGCACCCCTGACCAGGTCGAGGCCGAACTGCAGGGGCAAGGCTTTCGCAAGTTTGTGGAGCGAACCGTAATTGACGCTGGCGGGCGCAAGTGGGCGGTGACGACCGTTAGTTCACCGGTGTTTGAGAGTCGCATCGACCGCACCATGCCGGCGATGATTGGGGTTGCCGGCTCGATATTGTCGCTGCTGTTGGTCGGCGTCATGTGGTCGATGGGAAGAAGCATGGCCCTGTCGCACAATCTGATGGTCGAAGTTCGGCAAAGCGAAGAGGAGGCCCGCGAGGCGCGACGGATTGCGGAAAAAGCGAATCTGGCGAAGAGCGAGTTTCTGGCCAACATGAGTCACGAGATTCGGACTCCCATGAATGCAATCATCGGTTTGACCGACTCCGTTTTGCGAACCGACCTGTCGAGCGAACAACGCGAATATTTGAACACCGTCGCCGAATCTTCCAGTACGTTGTTGCAAATCATCAACGATATTCTCGACTTCTCGAAGATCGAAGCGGGGAAGTCCGATCTGGAGGAGGCGCCGTTTCAACCGCACGAGTTGGTCGCGAAGCTTCTCAAGCCGATGGCCGCAAAAACGCTGGATCAACCCGTCGAGCTGAGCTATCACGTCGCCCGCAACGTTCCCGGCGAACTCCGGGGAGATGCCCGCCGACTGGGGCAGGTATTGATCAATCTGACCGGCAATGCGATCAAGTTTACGACTCAGGGAACGGTCGATGTTCGCGTCGCCGCCGTCGAGCAGGAGGATCTCGACCCGCAGGAAATCCTGCTGAAATTCTCGGTCAAAGATTCCGGCATCGGCATCCCGGCGGAAAAGCAAGCGTCGATTTTCAACGTGTTTGAACAAGCGGATACTTCAACCACGCGGCGGTATGGCGGCACCGGGTTGGGACTGACGATTTCGTCCCGGCTGGTGCATCAACTGGGAGGAGAAATCGGCGTCGAGAGCGAGTTGGGCGTCGGCAGTACGTTTTGGTTTACGGTGCGCCTCCGTCGCAGTGAGGGAGAGATCTCGGAGCCGTGGTGGACGATTGTGGAAGGCCTGCGAGGTCGGCGAGCGCTAATCGTCGACGACAACGAACTCGATCTATTGACGCTGTGCGACGTGGCGGAGTCACACCAAATCGAGACGCTGCAGGCCCAATCGGGTGAAGCGGCGCTGCGCATCTTGCAGGCCGAAAAGCAGGCTCAAAGGCAAGTTGATCTGTTGGTTACTGACCTGAAGATGCCGAACTTTGATGGTCTGGAGTTGATCCAGACTGTTAACGGCGCCCCCGAGCGATATGGCCTACCGGTGGTGATCCTGGTCTCCGCTGGACGAATTGAAAGCCTCGGTAACGCCGCTCGAGTTCCAGTCGCGTCGAAGATTTGTAAACCAGTGAAACCGTCCGAATTGTTGGAGGCGATGGTCGAGGGGCTTGGCTTGAGTGGGAACATCGACCAGGCGGCGTCGACGCTTCCGCCGCCGGCCGAATCGGCCACAGCGGGAATGCGGATCTTGTTGTGCGAAGATAGCCGCGCCAATCAGCAAGTGGCGACCGCAATTCTAAGGCGTCGAAACCATCAGATCTCCATTGCGGAGAACGGCGTTGAGGCGCTACAGGCGGTCAAAGACGGTCAGTTTGACGTGATCCTGATGGATGTGCAGATGCCGGAGATGGATGGCCTGACCGCCGCCTATCTGATCCGCGAGTACGAACAAAAAACGGGCGGCCATGTGCCGATCGTCGCGACGACCGCCCACGCGCTGAAGACCGATCGCGAGCGTTGTCTGTCGGCTGGGATGGATGCGTACGTATCGAAGCCGCTTTTGCCGGACTCGCTGTTCGCGGCGATCGACAGCGCGATGCGAATTGCCGGCCCAGAGGCGGTCGCGGTAGAGGCCCAAAGCGAGCGGTCGCCGGAGACGCCGGCGGTGGTCAGCGAAGACTCGCCGGTGCCTTGGCGGAAAATCTTATCGCGCTTGGGGGACAATCGTCCCGTGCTGGTCGAAATTGTCGCGACCTATGCTGAGGAAATGGAGGAGAGTATTCGCAGCGTCCAGCAGGCGATTGCAGAGCAGGACGACCATCGGCTGACCGTCTCGGCCCACAAATTAAAAAGCGGCCTTCGCTTTTTTCACCAAATGGAAGCGGCTACAATAGCGTTAGATCTGGAGCAGCGGGGAACCCGCGGCGATTTCGATTCGGCCGACCAGCAAGCGGCGAAGTTAGCCGCGATGGTCTCGGGCCTGCTGCCCTATCTCCACCGCTATTGCCAAACCAATTGA
- a CDS encoding hybrid sensor histidine kinase/response regulator, protein MHLLIIDDSLADTRLLQAMLSQAWPQRFDVAHSLSGTEGLHQLEESQFDAVFLDYRLEDAHDWEVLTKIRESGSDVPIIAISGQGNENVAVESLKLGAQDYLVKDTLTPDTVRRALSNAIEKVSLVRELAQRQRELTNFARMAAHDLQAPLRRITQLADFLHEDLEGKINEESASYVQMIGVNAERLQALVKSLIDFALHGDLRRPQEIASLEVAKEVALQNLVVPIEESGAIVECDCPLPAVCGDLVALGLLFQNLISNAIKFCRNAKPHVRISATREATGWRISVADNGIGIEPKNCESIFAPFQRLHTQKEFEGSGIGLAICKRIVQKHEGRIWAESEVGEGTTISFTIPDAEGEQIRN, encoded by the coding sequence ATGCACTTGCTCATCATTGACGACAGCCTGGCCGACACCCGATTGTTGCAAGCGATGCTGAGCCAGGCCTGGCCGCAGCGGTTTGATGTGGCTCACTCGCTGAGCGGCACAGAGGGGCTGCACCAACTCGAAGAGAGCCAGTTTGACGCCGTTTTTCTTGATTACCGGCTTGAGGACGCGCACGACTGGGAGGTGCTGACCAAGATTCGCGAGTCGGGCAGCGACGTGCCGATCATCGCCATTTCTGGCCAGGGGAACGAAAACGTCGCCGTCGAAAGCTTGAAGCTGGGAGCACAAGACTATCTGGTCAAAGATACGCTAACGCCCGATACGGTTCGCCGCGCGCTTTCCAACGCGATCGAGAAAGTCAGTCTGGTGCGAGAATTGGCCCAGCGCCAGCGGGAACTGACCAATTTCGCGCGGATGGCGGCTCATGATCTGCAAGCGCCCTTGCGGCGGATCACCCAGCTTGCCGATTTCCTGCACGAAGATCTGGAAGGCAAAATCAACGAAGAGTCGGCGAGCTACGTCCAGATGATCGGCGTGAACGCCGAGCGACTGCAAGCGTTGGTCAAGAGCTTGATCGATTTCGCGCTGCATGGCGATCTTCGCCGTCCCCAGGAAATTGCCTCGCTGGAAGTGGCCAAAGAGGTCGCCCTGCAAAACCTGGTGGTGCCAATTGAAGAATCGGGGGCGATCGTCGAGTGCGATTGCCCCTTGCCCGCGGTTTGTGGCGATCTAGTCGCCCTGGGCCTGTTGTTCCAAAACCTGATCTCCAACGCGATCAAGTTCTGCCGTAACGCCAAGCCGCATGTACGGATTTCGGCGACGCGAGAAGCGACCGGCTGGCGGATTTCGGTCGCCGATAATGGGATCGGCATCGAGCCCAAGAACTGCGAATCGATCTTCGCTCCCTTCCAGCGTCTCCATACCCAAAAAGAATTTGAAGGATCGGGGATCGGCCTGGCGATCTGCAAACGCATTGTGCAAAAGCATGAAGGTCGCATTTGGGCCGAATCGGAAGTTGGCGAAGGTACGACCATCTCGTTCACGATTCCCGATGCTGAAGGCGAGCAAATCCGCAACTGA